One Dromiciops gliroides isolate mDroGli1 chromosome 3, mDroGli1.pri, whole genome shotgun sequence DNA segment encodes these proteins:
- the LOC122750420 gene encoding eukaryotic translation initiation factor 4E-like, translated as MATVELETTTTLNPQRAEEKTETNQEVANPEHYIKHPLQNRWALWFFKNDKSKTWQGNLHLISKFDTIEDFWALYNHIQLSSNLMPGCDYSLFKDGIKPMWEDEKNKRGGRWLVTLNRQQRGSDLNRFWLETLLCLIGESFDDYSDDVCGAVVNVRAKGDKIAIWTTECENRDAITHIGKVYKERLGLPPKIVIGYQSHADTATKSGSIPKNRFVV; from the coding sequence ATGGCAACTGTGGAACTAGAAACCACCACCACTCTTAACCCGCAACGtgcagaagaaaaaactgaaaccAATCAGGAGGTTGCCAACCCTGAACACTACATTAAACATCCACTGCAGAACAGATGGGCgctctggttttttaaaaatgataagagCAAAACTTGGCAAGGAAACCTTCATCTGATCTCTAAGTTTGATACTATTGAGGACTTCTGGGCTTTATACAACCATATCCAGCTGTCTAGTAATTTAATGCCTGGCTGTGACTACTCACTTTTTAAGGATGGGATCAAGCCTATGTGggaagatgaaaaaaacaaacgaGGAGGACGATGGCTGGTTACATTAAACAGACAGCAGAGAGGAAGTGACCTCAATCGATTTTGGCTAGAGACACTGCTGTGCCTTATTGGGGAGTCATTTGATGACTACAGTGATGATGTGTGTGGAGCGGTTGTTAATGTTAGAGCTAAAGGTGATAAGATAGCAATATGGACTACTGAGTGTGAAAACAGAGATGCTATTACACATATAGGGAAGGTATACAAGGAAAGGTTAGGACTTCCTCCAAAGATAGTGATTGGTTATCAGTCCCATGCagacacagctactaagagtgGCTCCATCCCTAAAAATAGGTTTGTTGTTTAA
- the LOC122748001 gene encoding heterogeneous nuclear ribonucleoprotein H-like, with protein MMQSTEREGFVVRVRGLPWSCSVSDVQNFFSECKIQNGASGIHFIYNREGKPSGVAFVELESEDDVKLALKKDKETMAHRYVEVFKSNSVEMDWTLKHSAPNTLDTASNGYVRLRGLPFSCNKEDIIQFFSGLEIMPNGITLPVDFQGRNSGAAFVQFASQEIAEKALKKHKERMGHRYIEIFKSSQAEVHMHHDPPQRRMARQRPSPYDRPQDARCYGSLARGARFQEMSYGAYGIGYGDYNDYHGYSHEYHFGRDLNYYLGMSGHSYGDSWSTFQRPAGHFVHMRGLPYKATENDIYEFFSPLKPVGAYIETGPDGRVTGEADVEFATHEDAVAAMAKDKANMQHRYIELFLKSIAEEDSGAYEHRYIELFLKSIAEADSGAYDPQVMGGMGFSNQFSYGSTPSQVLNEAYGRAFDDQNEGDQVLQENLSNFSTIPCMGNQGEMNSSYNNWESFAPVGMNRMEGISAMPSMGSQSAMHPDQ; from the exons ATGATGCAGAGCACTGAAAGAGAAGGCTTTGTGGTGAGGGTCCGGGGCTTGCCTTGGTCATGCTCAGTCAGTGATGTCCAAAACTTCTTCTCAGAATGCAAAATTCAAAATGGGGCATCAggcattcatttcatttataacagagagggaaaaccaagTGGAGTGGCATTTGTTGAACTCGAATCTGAAGATGATGTCAAATTGGCActgaaaaaagataaagagactATGGCACACAGATATGTTGAAGTATTCAAGTCAAACAGTGTTGAGATGGATTGGACATTGAAGCATTCTGCTCCAAATACTCTTGACACTGCCAGCAATGGCTATGTACGCCTTAGAGGacttccatttagctgcaacaAGGAAGATATCATTCAGTTCTTTTCAGGGTTGGAAATCATGCCAAATGGGATCACATTGCCGGTAGACTTTCAAGGGAGGAATAGTGGGGCAGCCTTTGTGCAGTTTGCCTCACAAGAAATAGCTGAAAAGGCTCTCAAGAAACACAAGGAAAGAATGGGGCACAGGTACATTGAAATCTTCAAGAGCAGCCAGGCAGAAGTGCATATGCATCATGATCCTCCTCAAAGGCGAATGGCTAGGCAACGGCCAAGTCCTTATGACAGACCTCAGGATGCCAGATGCTATGGTAGTCTTGCTAGAGGAGCTAGGTTTCAAGAAATGAGCTATGGTGCCTATGGAATTGGATATGGAGACTATAATGACTACCATGGATATAGTCATGAATATCactttggaagagacctcaattACTACTTAGGAATGTCTGGTCATAGCTATGGAGATAGCTGGTCTACCTTCCAGAGGCCAGCGGGTCATTTTGTGCACATGAGAGGACTACCTTACAAAGCTACTGAAAATGACATCTATGAATTTTTCTCACCACTCAAACCTGTGGGAGCATACATTGAAACTGGACCTGATGGCAGAGTGACTGGAGAAGCAGATGTTGAATTTGCTACTCATGAAGATGCTGTGGCAGCTATGGCAAAAGACAAAGCAAATATGCAACACAGGTACATAGAGCTCTTCTTGAAATCTATAGCAGAAGAAGACAGTGGTGCTTATG AACACAGGTACATAGAGCTCTTCTTGAAATCTATAGCAGAAGCAGACAGTGGTGCTTATGATCCCCAAGTGATGGGAGGCATGGGCTTCTCAAACCAGTTTAGTTATGGCAGTACACCTAGCCAGGTGCTGAATGAAGCTTATGGAAGAGCCTTTGATGACCAGAACGAAGGTGACCAAGTTTTACAGGAAAACTTGAGCAATTTTTCAACCATACCTTGCATGGGGAACCAAGGAGAGATGAACAGCAGCTACAACAATTGGGAAAGCTTTGCACCTGTGGGaatgaatagaatggaaggaatatCAGCCATGCCCAGTATGGGAAGTCAGTCAGCAATGCATCCTGATCAGTGA